One segment of Carya illinoinensis cultivar Pawnee chromosome 13, C.illinoinensisPawnee_v1, whole genome shotgun sequence DNA contains the following:
- the LOC122290796 gene encoding asparagine synthetase [glutamine-hydrolyzing], translating into MCGILALLGCSDDSQAKRVRVLELSRRLKHRGPDWSGLYQHGDCYLAHQRLAIIDPASGDQPLFNEDKSIVVTVNGEIYNHEDLRKRLPNHEFRTGSDCDVIAHLYEEYGESFIDMLDGMFSFVLLDTRDNSFIVARDAIGITSLYIGWSLDGSIWVSSELKGLNDDCEHFESFPPGHLYSSREGGLRRWYNPPWFSEAIPSTPYDPLVLRRAFENAVIKRLMTDVPFGVLLSGGLDSSLVASITARHLAGTKAATQWGTQLHSFCVGLEGSPDLKAAKEVADYLGTVHHEFHFTVQDGIDAIEDVIYHIETYDVTTIRASTPMFLMARKIKSLGVKMVISGEGSDEIFGGYLYFHKAPNKEEFHQETCRKIKALHQYDCLRANKSTSAWGLEARVPFLDKEFINVAMDIDPQWKMIKRDEGRIEKWGLRKAFDDEESPYLPKHILYRQKEQFSDGVGYSWIDGLKAHAALHVTDKMMLNAAHIFPQNTPTTKEAYYYRTIFERFFPQNSARLSVPGGASIACSTAKAVEWDAAWSNNLDPSGRAALGVHLSAYDKQVPSVSPGISEILDDVHLKMEVSTPGVAIQS; encoded by the exons ATGTGTGGAATACTTGCTCTTCTTGGCTGCTCTGATGACTCTCAGGCCAAAAGGGTTCGAGTGCTTGAGCTTTCCCGCAG ATTGAAGCACCGTGGTCCTGACTGGAGCGGGCTGTATCAGCATGGGGATTGTTATCTGGCCCATCAGAGGTTGGCCATTATTGATCCCGCTTCCGGTGATCAACCTCTCTTCAATGAGGACAAGTCAATCGTTGTCACG GTAAATGGAGAAATTTACAACCATGAAGATCTGAGGAAGCGTCTGCCGAATCACGAGTTTCGAACTGGCAGTGATTGCGATGTTATTGCCCACCTG TACGAGGAGTATGGAGAAAGTTTTATTGACATGTTGGACGgcatgttttcttttgttctacTGGATACCCGCGACAATAGCTTCATTGTTGCCCGTGATGCTATTGGAATCACCTCCCTCTACATCGGTTGGAGCCTTGATG GCTCGATTTGGGTGTCGTCTGAACTTAAAGGTTTAAATGACGACTGTGAGCATTTTGAGAGCTTTCCTCCTGGCCACTTATACTCGAGCAGAGAAGGTGGACTAAGGCGATGGTACAATCCTCCTTGGTTCTCTGAGGCTATTCCCTCAACCCCATACGATCCACTTGTGCTGAGACGTGCTTTTGAAAAT GCTGTGATCAAACGGCTGATGACTGATGTGCCATTTGGTGTTCTGCTGTCTGGGGGCCTTGATTCATCTTTGGTTGCCTCCATAACTGCCCGCCACTTGGCTGGGACAAAGGCTGCCACGCAATGGGGAACACAACTCCACTCGTTTTGTGTCGGCTTAGag GGTTCCCCAGATCTGAAGGCCGCAAAAGAAGTTGCAGATTATTTGGGTACAGTTCATCATGAATTTCACTTTACCGTTCAG GATGGGATTGATGCCATAGAAGATGTTATATACCATATTGAAACCTATGATGTTACAACGATAAGAGCAAGCACCCCTATGTTTCTTATGGCACGTAAAATTAAATCGCTAGGGGTGAAAATGGTGATTTCTGGTGAAGGTTCtgatgagatttttggtggatATTTGTACTTCCACAAGGCACCCAACAAGGAAGAGTTCCACCAGGAAACATGCCGAAAG ATTAAGGCACTCCACCAGTATGATTGCCTTAGAGCAAATAAATCAACATCTGCATGGGGCTTGGAAGCTCGAGTTCCCTTTTTAGACAAGGAATTCATTAACGTTGCCATGGATATTGATCCCCAGTGGAAAATG ATAAAACGAGATGAGGGACGCATTGAGAAATGGGGTCTAAGGAAGGCTTTCGATGATGAGGAGAGTCCCTATCTGCCAAAG CACATTCTGTACAGGCAAAAAGAACAATTCAGTGATGGAGTTGGCTATAGCTGGATTGATGGGCTCAAAGCCCATGCTGCTCTACAT GTAACTGATAAGATGATGCTTAATGCTGCACACATTTTCCCACAAAACACTCCCACCACAAAAGAAGCCTACTACTACAGGACCATTTTTGAGAGGTTCTTCCCACAG AACTCGGCCAGGCTTAGTGTCCCCGGTGGAGCGAGTATAGCCTGCAGCACAGCTAAAGCTGTCGAGTGGGATGCTGCATGGTCGAACAATCTTGATCCTTCTGGGAGGGCTGCTTTAGGAGTCCATCTTTCTGCTTATGACAAGCAGGTCCCCTCTGTCAGCCCTGGCATATCAGAGATTCTTGATGATGTACATCTGAAGATGGAAGTTAGCACTCCAGGAGTTGCAATCCAAAGTTAG